A DNA window from Aspergillus nidulans FGSC A4 chromosome I contains the following coding sequences:
- a CDS encoding uncharacterized protein (transcript_id=CADANIAT00007778), giving the protein MTSDSYDQLLRQLREKEEMWEFCRGVLSSVTLAYRRPLHLAELRVLSGLSEDILRRDILPLCGSLLTIQDDLIDIDVSAKDYLNNQARSDIFPSDLTDVHHTMFLRSLQEMSLTLQRNMYNLHHPGVSVDGDMFLLPEPDPLAAVRYSCAYWINHFCDIYESDACPKYRIDPDDGKLVGSFLRRTILYWLGALGLIQETASALSSMQRLERFIRKRSSDIDLLDVVEDSYRFALWNISGIKCAPLQVYASALLFSPAQFKGHDRAVGSVSFSHDSRLLASASGDGTVKIWDTATSFLQNTLEGHNEWVKSVVFSHDSRLLASASDDGTVKIWDTATGTLQRMLKGHNDSVRSVVFSHDSRLIASGSNDRTVRIWETTTGLLRHTFEDHEDSVMAVSFAHDSRRLASASDGGNVKIWDTRTGSLQNVLEGHDDCVNSVSFSPDSRLLASASDDRTVKIWHAATGSLQRTLEGHNDWVRSVVFSHDSRLIASASDDMTVKIWDTATVPLQNNLESHDNWVRSVVFSHDSRLLASASDDMTVKIWDTATGSLENTLEGHDDRVNSVSFSPDSRLLASASDDGTVKIWYAATGTVQHTFDGSGRVAISLAFSHTSNLLASAMDDGTVKIWDMEIYSLRHTFDLDHEIQRIQFDKSMSSLITNVGRIQLDARSKATEGFASSQVLDRSQAQGHHPRRQGYGLSDDFSWITWNGDNVLWLPPGYRPCISTVSVPPKESGTSVIGLGTKSGRVVSIRLSGLGPSPDAPLIVAKKCIEYLRCEKKFEESPLLIDPTEDRETIDLKVNTYVSRKPSISPPQKFPSILDVALYLKLERLVLHLLERSDLRNQDNIWETMAHEAAVNGYELLLDKLVKQPNWDLVVNKRSKGKPTPLYEAAKNGHRRIVSTLLEKGAKVNEKDKSERVPLHEAAANGHDDVVHFLLENGAKVDEGDKAGRVPLHEAAAHGRNAVIEILLGKSSFKVAQRDKEGRNDAGAKNMGSPVIVSQGQDFASSTLPKELDDPRYPRLRGGADIMVKDRDQRTPLHHAAKEGHLLSVSLLLSRGALVDIPDINGQTPLYLAAINGRLEAAQKLLSEGANFRTTDQAGRAISVKLKEELDRSGDDVKERLIQVQRLFEGLSRSPELYTNPIHGSENIDNQFSCAIIDFASGIPQRHGKSREPSIDKIISGQKNIFKQGMEENSVQFRWLHLPVNNLLMLQYSKQYKSPTRDLVLRDELWMERLHKGAEKSPHARFMRPVCQEIGSWSVQSKQTDMHGPESMATIGERKGGFVVLVSISSAKWCRKTLILQQMPYVHWEYEDTFQKMHDYAQKVAHASRSSAPAPNGKHQHLMRVYMTQPDANDSEQSEIKVERRLVDQLHIRRSLDQYYYHALESTKDRDRDQLVSRMFQDNMLDGEPVLIVVDQLWLWVLEKNIVVTSFPERWSKGKGKEVPSALDTTDVLENIIQDRSQIKEPHQLAESIICKCLTSCLDPIINTRPELQFQEFYEGAIGQTNDETQRFRQFCDQVAEDESIMKGPRKYDPLDILTDVKLLEKIKDIRDELHTLMVLFRDQEKVIRDFEKILRLDNSRPKRILEQYMADVKKMDEHAKDTYNALNHLLDLKQKHANVQEARSSRRQADDTAKQGDTLLVFTLVTIIFLPLSFMAAFFAIDIVEFPKQPDGLHLNFVSSIMSIMAFNVNKVAAVWGRFAKWITENTVHAISSMKVADNMVDDDKKFEAIGSCAELSLGIPSSAGAPLSTKTANKKPPNLSLLIVGYFFVILPIQEFRFAFDLFLGRWQSKSLATKHLPERLRRNVKYMVYSIITIFRLCALPLWLAVSSVDVTFFIIPYGMAYLLFKDMSVRELRKFLRRLWESQSNMDSGYESDG; this is encoded by the exons TGACTCCTACGATCAGTTATTGAGACAActcagagaaaaggaagaaatgTGGGAGTTTTGCCGTGGTGTGCTTAGCTCTGTCACACTCGCATATCGTCGTCCACTGCACCTAGCTGAACTCCGCGTCCTATCAGGATTGTCGGAGGACATTCTAAGACGTGACATTCTTCCCTTGTGCGGCTCGCTCCTCACGATCCAGGACGACTTAATAGACATTGACGTATCGGCTAAAGACTACTTGAACAATCAGGCAAGAAGTGATATCTTCCCTTCTGATCTTACAGACGTCCATCACACCATGTTCTTGAGGTCACTGCAGGAAATGTCTCTCACCTTGCAGCGGAACATGTACAATTTACATCATCCCGGTGTTTcagttgatggagatatgTTTCTGCTACCGGAACCAGATCCCCTGGCGGCCGTGCGATATTCCTGTGCCTACTGGATCAACCATTTTTGTGATATTTACGAAAGCGACGCTTGCCCTAAATACCGAATTGACCCTGATGATGGCAAGTTAGttggcagcttccttcgAAGGACTATACTCTACTGGCTCGGGGCGCTAGGCCTGATACAAGAGACGGCGTCCGCATTATCGTCGATGCAGAGGTTAGAGCGTTTCATACGA AAAAGATCATCTGATATCGATTTATTAGACGTCGTGGAGGACTCATATCGGTTTGCTCTTTGGAACATATCTGGAATAAAGTGTGCTCCACTCCAGGTGTACGCATCAGCTTTATTATTCAGTCCGGCTCAGTTTA AAGGCCACGATCGCGCGGTCGGCTCAGTTTCATTCTCTCACGATTCGCGCCTTCtagcttctgcttcaggtgACGGAACTGTTAAGATCTGGGATACAGCAACAAGTTTTCTCCAAAACACGCTCGAAGGTCACAATGAATGGGTCAAATCGGTTGTATTCTCCCATGACTCACGTCTTCTagcctcagcatcagatGACGGAACTGTTAAGATCTGGGATACAGCAACGGGTACTCTCCAGCGCATGCTCAAAGGTCACAATGATTCGGTCAGATCAGTTGTATTCTCCCATGACTCGCGCCTTATAGCTTCTGGGTCAAATGACAGGACAGTCAGGATCTGGGAAACAACCACGGGTCTTCTTCGACACACCTTTGAGGATCATGAAGATAGTGTTATGGCAGTTTCATTCGCTCATGATTCGCGCCGTCTAGCTTCTGCATCAGATGGCGGAAatgtcaagatctgggatacAAGAACAGGTTCTCTCCAAAACGTCCTCGAAGGTCACGATGATTGTGTCAACTCAGTTTCATTCTCCCCCGACTCGCGCCTTCTTGCCTCAGCATCAGATGACAGAACTGTCAAGATCTGGCATGCAGCAACGGGTTCCCTCCAGCGCACGCTCGAAGGTCACAATGATTGGGTCCGATCAGTTGTATTCTCCCACGACTCCCGCCTTATtgcttcagcatcagatGACATGACAGTCAAGATTTGGGATACAGCAACAGTTCCTCTCCAAAACAACCTTGAAAGTCATGATAATTGGGTCAGATCAGTTGTATTCTCCCATGACTCGCGCCTGCTagcttcagcatcagatGACATGACAGTCAAAATTTGGGATACAGCAACAGGTTCTCTCGAAAACACCCTCGAAGGTCACGATGATCGTGTCAACTCAGTTTCATTTTCCCCCGACTCGCGCCTTCTTGCCTCAGCATCAGATGACGGAACTGTCAAGATCTGGTATGCAGCAACGGGCACAGTTCAACATACATTTGACGGTTCTGGTAGGGTGGCTATTTCACTTGCATTTTCTCACACTTCAAATCTTCTAGCCTCAGCGATGGATGATGGGACGGTAAAGATCTGGGATATGGAGATATATTCCCTTCGACACACATTCGATTTGGACCATGAGATTCAAAGGATTCAGTTCGACAAGAGCATGTCCTCCCTGATTACGAACGTCGGCCGTATTCAGTTAGACGCCAGGAGTAAGGCTACCGAGGGATTCGCTTCGTCTCAAGTCCTGGATCGAAGTCAAGCGCAAGGACATCACCCGCGGCGCCAAGGCTATGGTTTGAGTGACGACTTTTCTTGGATTACGTGGAACGGCGATAATGTATTGTGGCTTCCACCAGGTTACAGGCCTTGTATCTCGACTGTATCCGTGCCACCGAAAGAATCTGGAACCTCGGTGATTGGGCTAGGTACTAAATCAGGGAGAGTCGTGTCAATCCGACTTTCAGGTTTAGGGCCCTCTCCTGACGCGCCTCTTATCGTAGCGAAGAAGTGTATAGAATATCTTCGCTGtgagaagaagttcgagGAGTCGCCCTTACTGATAGATCCAACTGAAGATCGGGAGACTATTGATTTGAAAGTCAATACCTATGTCTCCCG CAAGCCTAGTATTTCACCCCCGCAAAAGTTTCCCAGCATACTAGACGTTGCGTTATATCTCAAACTTGAGAGActcgttcttcatctgctAGAGAGGTCTGATCTCCGAAACCAGGATAACATATGGGAAACAATGGCTCATGAGGCAGCAGTTAATGGCTATGAGTTACTGCTTGACAAGCTAGTCAAACAGCCCAATTGGGATCTAGTTGTAAACAAGAGGAGTAAAGGAAAGCCGACGCCACTTTATGAAGCAGCAAAAAATGGTCACAGGAGAATCGTCTCGACGTTACTTGAGAAAGGCGCTAAAGTCAACGAGAAAGATAAATCAGAGAGAGTACCACTTCACGAAGCAGCCGCCAATGGGCATGACGATGTTGTGCATTTTTTACTCGAGAATGGTGCCAAAGTCGACGAAGGGGACAAGGCAGGGAGAGTCCCTCTccatgaagcagcagcccaTGGACGCAACGCGGTCATTGAAATTCTGCTCGGTAAAAGCAGCTTTAAAGTGGCCCAGAGAGATAAGGAAGGGAGGAATGATGCTGGGGCAAAAAATATGGGTAGCCCAGTGATAGTATCGCAAGGACAGGATTTTGCATCGTCTACTCTGCCAAAAGAACTAGACGACCCAAGATATCCACGGCTTCGCGGAGGAGCGGATATTATGGTTAAAGATAGGGACCAGCGTACTCCATTGCATcatgcagcaaaggaaggaCACCTTCTCTCGGTATCGCTTCTTCTGAGCCGCGGTGCTTTGGTGGATATTCCTGACATAAATGGGCAGACCCCGCTCTACCTAGCAGCCATAAATGGCCGGCTCGAAGCCGCACAGAAACTTTTGAGCGAGGGCGCTAATTTCAGAACAACTGATCAAGCTGGGCGTGCAATCAGTgtgaagttgaaggaggagttggaTCGCTCCGGCGACGACGTCAAGGAGAGGTTGATTCAAGTGCAGAGATTATTTGAGGGTTTAAGCCGGTCACCTGAGCTATATACGAATCCGATACATGGCAGTGAGAACATTGACAACCAGTTCAGTTGCGCTATCATTGACTTTGCTTCGGGGATTCCACAGCGTCATGGAAAAAGCCGCGAACCTAGTATTGACAAGATCATAAGCGGTCAAAAGAATATATTCAAGCaagggatggaagagaacaGCGTGCAATTTCGGTGGTTACATCTTCCTGTGAACAAT TTATTGATGCTACAGTACAGCAAGCAGTACAAGTCTCCTACGCGTGATCTAGTGCTTCGGGATGAGCTTTGGATGGAGCGACTTCACAAAGGCGCTGAAAAGTCGCCGCACGCTAGGTTCATGAGGCCCGTATGCCAAGAGATAGGGAGCTGGTCAGTGCAGTCTAAACAAACCGATATGCATGGCCCTGAAAGTATGGCGACAATAGGCGAAAGAAAAGGGGGCTTCGTGGTTTTGGTGAGCATAAGTTCCGCAAAATGGTGTCGGAAAACCCTaattcttcagcagatgccGTACGTACATTGGGAGTACGAAGACACATTCCAGAAAATGCACGATTACGCGCAGAAGGTCGCGCATGCCTCTAGAAGTAGCGCGCCTGCGCCTAACGGAAAACACCAACATCTTATGAGGGTGTACATGACGCAGCCAGACGCTAATGATAGCGAACAGAGTGAGATTAAAGTAGAGCGACGTCTGGTTGATCAGTTACACATTCGCCGTAGCCTTGACCAGTATTACTACCACGCACTTGAGAGCACTAAAGATCGCGACAGGGACCAGCTCGTTAGTCGCATGTTTCAGGACAACATGTTGGATGGTGAACCCGTGCTGATTGTCGTCGACCAACTCTGGCTATGGGTGCTTGAGAAGA ATATAGTGGTTACAAGCTTCCCAGAGAGATggagcaaaggaaaaggcaaagaggtGCCTTCTGCTCTTGATACTACGGATGTTCTAGAGAATATTATTCAAGACCGTTCTCAAATTAAAGAGCCCCACCAGCTGGCTGAAAGTATTATCTGCAAGTGCCTGACATCCTGCCTAGATCCGATTATCAACACTAGGCCTGAACTTCAATTCCAGGAGTTTTACGAAGGTGCAATTGGGCAG ACGAACGACGAGACCCAACGTTTCCGGCAGTTTTGCGATCAAGTTGCTGAAGATGAAAGTATCATGAAGGGTCCGCGCAAGTACGATCCTCTAGACATACTTACAGATGTGAAACtgcttgagaagatcaaggataTACGAGACGAACTCCATACATTAATGGTCCTATTTCGCGATCAAGAAAAAGTAATCAGAGATTTTGAGAAAATCCTGCGCCTTGATAACTCGCGGCCAAAGCGAATATTAGAGCAATACATGGCCGATGTCAAAAAAATGGACGAGCATGCAAAGGACACATACAACGCG CTCAATCACCTTCTGGACTTGAAACAAAAGCATGCAAACGTACAGGAAGCTCGATCCTCACGAAGACAGGCCGATGACACCGCAAAGCAAGGGGATACCCTTCTGGTATTCACGCTGGTCACTATCATTTTT TTGCCCCTTTCATTCATGGCAGCATTTTTCGCAATCGACATTGTAGAGTTCCCAAAACAGCCTGACGGATTACATCTAAATTTCGTGTCGAGTATCATGT CTATCATGGCCTTCAATGTGAACAAAGTTGCTGCGGTCTGGGGCAGATTCGCTAAATGGATCACTGAGAACACAGTCCACGCGATCTCCTCCATGAAAGTCGCGGATAATATGGTAGATGACGACAAGAAGTTCGAGGCTATAGGCTCCTGCGCTGAACTAAGCCTTGGTATCCCGTCCAGCGCTGGGGCGCCTTTATCGACCAAGACAGCGAACAAGAAGCCACCAAACCTGTCACTGCTAATTGTTGGCTACTTCTTCGTTATCCTTCCAATACAGGAGTTTCGATTCGCGTTTGACCTTTTCTTGGGTCGCTGGCAGTCAAAATCCTTAGCCACAAAACATCTGCCAGAGAGATTGCGACGCAACGTCAAATATATGGTGTATTCTATCATCACCATCTTTCGGCTCTGCGCTTTACCCCTTTGGTTGGCTGTGTCGAGTGTGGATGTCACTTTTTTTATCATACCTTACGGCATGGCATATCTGCTCTTCAAGGACATGTCTGTTCGCGAGCTTAGAAAGTTTCTGCGACGTCTGTGGGAAAGCCAGTCAAATATGGACTCGGGATACGAAAGCGACGGATAG